In Humulus lupulus chromosome 7, drHumLupu1.1, whole genome shotgun sequence, the following are encoded in one genomic region:
- the LOC133788508 gene encoding carbamoyl-phosphate synthase large chain, chloroplastic — protein sequence MGHCVNHCDYLSSRSTLFSSNLNSSKSNSFRLLFSSSRLGARKASSPAALKLRPWPAQFVRLEKLTHRVNLVRSEQDEKVTAAAPSPNVGKRTDLKKIMILGAGPIVIGQACEFDYSGTQACKALKEEGYEVILINSNPATIMTDPDLADRTYITPMTPELVEQVLEKERPDALLPTMGGQTALNLAVALAESGALEKYGVELIGAKLEAIKKAEDRELFKQAMKNIGIKTPPSGIATTLDDCIEIANDIGEFPLIIRPAFTLGGTGGGIAYNREEFETICKAGLAASLTSQVLVEKSLLGWKEYELEVMRDLADNVVIICSIENIDPMGVHTGDSITVAPAQTLTDKEYQRLRDYSVAIIREIGVECGGSNVQFAVNPIDGEVMVIEMNPRVSRSSALASKATGFPIAKMAAKLSVGYSLDQIPNDITKKTPASFEPSIDYVVTKIPRFAFEKFPGSQPILTTQMKSVGESMALGRTFQESFQKAVRSLECGHSGWGCGKIKELDWDLDQLKYSLRVPNPDRIHAVYAAMKKGMKIDDIYELSYIDKWFLTQLKELVDVEQFLLARSLSDLTQDDFFEVKRRGFSDKQIAFATKSTEIEVRQKRISLGVTPAYKRVDTCAAEFEANTPYMYSSYDFECESAPTQSKKVLILGGGPNRIGQGIEFDYCCCHTSFALQKAGYETIMMNSNPETVSTDYDTSDRLYFEPLTVEDVLNIIDLERPDGIIVQFGGQTPLKLALPIQQYLDECKPKCASGAGNVRIWGTTPDSIDAAEDRERFNAILKELNVEQPKGGIAKSEADALAIAVDIGYPVVVRPSYVLGGRAMEIVYNDEKLATYLENAVKVDPELPVLIDKYLSDAIEIDVDALADSYGNVVIGGIMEHIEQAGVHSGDSACSLPTKTIPSSCLETIRTWTIQLAKRLNVCGLMNCQYAITVSGDVFLLEANPRASRTVPFVSKAIGHPLAKYAALVMSGKSLSDLNFTEEVIPAHMSVKEAVLPFEKFQGCDVLLGPEMRSTGEVMGIDFEFPIAFAKAQIAAGQKPPLSGTVFLSLNDLTKPHLEKIANAFQGLGFKIVSTSGTAHVLELSGIPVERVLKLHEGRPHAGDMVSNGQIQLMVITSSGDALDQIDGRQLRRMALAYKVPVITTVAGALATAEAIKSLKTNTIKMIALQDFFNVESETANSKTFSTVQSATSAQ from the exons ATGGGGCATTGTGTGAATCATTGCGATTATCTATCTTCGAGGTCGACCCTCTTCTCATCGAACCTGAATTCCTCGAAATCGAACAGCTTTCGATTATTGTTTAGCTCCAGCAGGCTCGGAGCAAGAAAGGCCTCTTCCCCTGCTGCTTTGAAGCTGCGACCATGGCCAGCTCAATTTGTTCGACTGGAGAAGCTGACTCACCGAGTTAACTTGGTCCGAAGTGAGCAGGATGAGAAGGTGACGGCGGCAGCGCCATCACCCAATGTTGGCAAAAGAACGGACTTGAAGAAGATTATGATATTGGGGGCCGGACCGATTGTGATTGGGCAAGCTTGCGAGTTCGATTACTCGGGTACTCAGGCTTGTAAGGCTCTGAAGGAAGAGGGTTATGAAGTGATTTTAATCAATTCCAACCCGGCTACGATTATGACCGACCCGGACCTGGCTGACCGGACTTACATTACGCCGATGACGCCGGAGTTGGTCGAGCAAGTTCTTGAAAAGGAGCGCCCCGACGCACTGTTGCCCACTATGGGTGGCCAGACCGCGCTGAACCTGGCCGTGGCGTTGGCCGAGAGTGGTGCACTTGAAAAATATGGGGTTGAGTTGATTGGAGCGAAGCTTGAAGCCATTAAGAAGGCTGAGGATAGGGAGTTGTTTAAGCAGGCGATGAAGAACATTGGCATTAAGACGCCGCCATCTGGGATTGCCACAACACTCGATGACTGCATTGAAATTGCCAATGACATTGGAGAGTTTCCTTTGATTATAAGGCCTGCGTTCACATTGGGCGGCACTGGAGGTGGGATTGCTTATAATAGGGAGGAATTTGAAACCATTTGCAAGGCAGGGCTTGCGGCGAGCTTGACCTCTCAAGTGTTGGTTGAGAAATCCTTATTGGGTTGGAAAGAGTATGAGCTTGAGGTCATGAGAGACTTGGCGGACAATGTGGTTATCATATGTTCTATTGAGAATATTGACCCAATGGGAGTCCATACAGGGGATTCGATCACTGTGGCTCCAGCTCAAACTTTGACTGATAAGGAGTACCAGCGGCTGAGAGACTACTCAGTAGCTATAATAAGGGAAATTGGAGTGGAATGTGGTGGCTCTAATGTGCAGTTCGCTGTTAATCCCATCGATGGCGAGGTGATGGTGATTGAGATGAACCCACGAGTGTCTCGCTCATCAGCTTTGGCATCTAAGGCTACTGGTTTTCCTATTGCAAAGATGGCTGCTAAGCTATCAGTTGGTTATTCATTAGATCAGATTCCAAATGACATCACTAAGAAGACACCAGCTAGTTTTGAGCCTTCCATAGATTATGTGGTAACAAAG ATCCCTCGGTTTGCATTTGAAAAGTTTCCTGGTTCACAGCCAATTTTGACGACACAAATGAAATCTGTTGGTGAATCAATGGCACTAGGCCGAAcattccaagaatccttccagaAAGCAGTGAGATCCTTGGAATGTGGCCACTCTGGATGGGGCTGTGGTAAGATCAAGGAACTTGACTGGGACTTAGACCAGTTGAAGTATAGCTTACGTGTTCCTAACCCTGACCGTATCCATGCTGTATATGCTGCAATGAAGAAGGGAATGAAGATAGATGACATTTATGAACTGAGTTACATTGACAAATGGTTCCTCACCCAGCTTAAGGAGCTGGTAGATGTAGAGCAGTTCCTTTTGGCTCGGAGCTTGTCTGACCTAACACAGGATGATTTCTTTGAAGTAAAAAGAAGAGGTTTCAGTGATAAGCAGATAGCTTTTGCCACCAAGTCGACTGAGATAGAAGTTCGGCAGAAGAGGATATCTCTAGGTGTTACTCCAGCATACAAGCGAGTGGATACCTGTGCCGCTGAGTTTGAGGCCAATACCCCTTACATGTATTCTTCGTATGATTTTGAGTGTGAATCAGCTCCCACCCAAAGCAAGAAGGTTTTGATTCTTGGTGGTGGACCAAATCGAATTGGTCAGGGGATTGAATTTGACTACTGCTGTTGTCACACATCCTTTGCCCTTCAG AAAGCAGGATATGAGACAATTATGATGAATTCAAATCCTGAAACTGTATCTACAGACTACGACACAAGTGATCGTCTCTATTTTGAACCATTGACTGTTGAAGATGTGCTAAACATTATTGATTTGGAACGTCCTGATGGCATCATAGTGCAGTTTGGAGGTCAAACACCCTTAAAGCTGGCTCTACCAATTCAGCAGTACCTAGATGAGTGCAAGCCTAAATGTGCTAGTGGTGCTGGGAATGTACGCATTTGGGGTACCACACCAGATTCAATAGATGCAGCAGAGGACAGGGAAAGGTTTAATGCAATTCTTAAGGAGTTAAATGTTGAACAGCCTAAAGGAGGAATTGCCAAAAGCGAAGCTGATGCTCTTGCTATTGCAGTGGACATTGGGTATCCAGTTGTTGTCCGGCCTTCATATGTGTTGGGTGGCCGGGCTATGGAAATTGTCTATAACGATGAAAAGCTTGCGACCTACCTTGAAAATGCTGTAAAGGTGGACCCAGAACTTCCCGTGCTTATTGACAAGTATTTGTCGGATGCCATTGAGATTGATGTTGATGCACTTGCTGACTCTTATGGTAATGTTGTCATTGGCGGAATAATGGAGCACATTGAGCAGGCTGGGGTTCATTCTGGTGACTCTGCATGTTCACTTCCGACAAAAACCATCCCATCTTCTTGCTTGGAGACAATCAGGACATGGACTATACAATTGGCTAAGAGACTTAATGTGTGCGGCCTCATGAATTGTCAGTATGCCATTACAGTGTCTGGAGATGTCTTCTTACTTGAGGCGAATCCTCGTGCTTCTCGCACAGTTCCTTTTGTGTCCAAGGCAATTGGACATCCATTGGCTAAATATGCTGCACTGGTCATGTCTGGAAAGTCTCTTTCTGACCTAAATTTCACGGAAGAGGTAATCCCTGCTCACATGTCTGTAAAGGAAGCTGTTCTTCCATTCGAGAAGTTTCAAGGTTGTGATGTATTACTAGGGCCTGAGATGCGCAGCACCGGTGAGGTGATGGGTATTGATTTTGAGTTTCCCATTGCATTTGCCAAGGCGCAAATTGCAGCTGGACAGAAGCCACCACTATCTGGCACAGTGTTCCTGAGCTTAAATGACTTGACCAAACCCCATCTGGAAAAGATTGCAAATGCCTTCCAAGGGCTTGGTTTTAAGATTGTTTCGACTTCAGGAACAGCTCATGTCCTTGAATTATCAGGCATCCCAGTGGAACGAGTTCTAAAGTTGCATGAGGGGCGACCGCATGCTGGTGATATGGTATCTAATGGGCAAATCCAGTTAATGGTGATCACAAGTTCAGGTGATGCACTAGATCAGATAGATGGACGGCAGTTGAGGAGAATGGCTCTAGCTTACAAGGTTCCTGTAATAACAACCGTCGCTGGAGCTTTGGCAACTGCAGAGGCAATCAAGAGTTTGAAGACCAATACTATTAAGATGATCGCGCTGCAGGACTTCTTTAATGTCGAGTCGGAAACTGCAAATAGTAAGACCTTCTCTACTGTACAGAGTGCCACTAGTGCCCAGTGA